One window of Panthera tigris isolate Pti1 chromosome C2, P.tigris_Pti1_mat1.1, whole genome shotgun sequence genomic DNA carries:
- the LXN gene encoding latexin produces the protein MEIPPTHFPASRAASVAENCINYQQGTPHKVFMVQTIKQASMEDIPGRGHKYCLKFSVEEIIQKQVTLNCTAEVLYPLTGQDTAPEVNFTFEGEIGKNPDKEDNTFYQRLKTMKEPLEAQNIPDSFGNVSPEMKPVRHLAWVACGYIIWQNSTENTWYKMVKIQTVKQVQRNDDFIEFDYTILLHDIASQEIIPWQMQVLWHPQYGTKVKHNSRLPKEAQLE, from the exons ATGGAAATCCCCCCGACCCACTTCCCGGCCTCCAGGGCGGCCTCGGTGGCGGAGAATTGCATCAACTACCAGCAGGGGACCCCCCACAAGGTGTTTATGGTGCAGACTATCAAACAAGCCAGCATGGAG GATATTCCAGGAAGAGGACATAAGTATTGCCTTAAATTTTCTGTGGAAGAAATTATCCAAAAA CAAGTTACACTGAACTGTACAGCTGAAGTACTTTACCCTCTAACGGGACAAGATACTGCACCAGAAGTCAACTTCACTTTTGAAGGAGAAATTGGAAAGAACCCAGATAAAGAAGATAACACATTTTATCAAAGACTCAAGACTATGAAGGAACCACTTGAAGCACAAAATATTCCAG ACAGTTTTGGAAATGTATCTCCAGAAATGAAGCCAGTTCGACATTTAGCCTGGGTTGCCTGTGGTTATATAATATGGCAGAATTCTACTGAAAACACATggtataaaatggtaaaaatacaaACTGTCAAGCAAGTG cAAAGAAATGATGACTTCATTGAATTCGACTACACCATTCTACTTCATGACATTGCATCTCAG GAGATTATTCCTTGGCAAATGCAAGTTCTCTGGCATCCACAATACGGTACTAAAGTAAAGCATAACAGCCGTCTGCCAAAGGAAGCTCAACTGGAATAA